A window of Streptomyces sp. NBC_01142 genomic DNA:
CTTCAGATGGCGGGCGATCGTCGGGACGGCACCGAAGAAGTCCAGCGCCTCCTCGATGGGCATGTCCAGCACCTCGGCGATGGACTTCCCCTTGTAGTGAACCTCCAGGGTCTCCCGGTTGTAGCGCGCCCCGTGGCAGACCTCGCACGGGACGTACACGTCCGGCAGGAAGTTCATCTCGATCTTGATGGTGCCGTCACCGGAGCAGTTCTCGCAGCGGCCGCCCTTGACGTTGAAGGAGAACCGGCCGGGGAGGTAGCCCCGGACCTTGGCCTCCATCGTCTCCGCGAAGAGCCTGCGGACGTGGTCGAAGACACCGGTGTACGTCGCCGGGTTGGAACGGGGCGTACGGCCGATGGGCGACTGATCGACGTGCACCACCTTGTCGACGAGGTCGTCGCCGTCCACCCGGGTGTGGCGTCCCGGCACCGACTTGGCGCCGTTGAGCTCGCGCGCCAGGTGGGTGTAGAGGATGTCGTTGACCAGCGTCGACTTGCCCGATCCCGAGACACCGGTGACCGCCGTCAGCACGCCGAGCGGGAAGGAGACGTCGATGTCGCGCAGGTTGTTCTCCCGGGCGCCGTGGACGGTGAGCTGCCGTCCCGGATCCACGGGCCTGCGGATGTCCGGCGTCGGGATGGACCTCTTCCCGGCGAGGTACTGACCGGTGATCGACGCCTTGTTGGCCAGTAGCTCCTTCAGCGAACCGGAGTGCACGACCTCGCCGCCGTGCTCACCCGCGCCCGGGCCGATGTCGACGACCCAGTCGGCCACCTTGATGGTGTCCTCGTCGTGCTCGACGACGATGAGGGTGTTGCCCATGTCGCGCAGCCGGACGAGCGTCTCGATGAGCCGGTGGTTGTCGCGCTGATGCAGACCGATGGACGGCTCGTCCAGGACGTACAGCACACCGACCAGTCCGGAGCCGATCTGGGTGGCGAGCCGGATGCGCTGTGCCTCGCCGCCGGAGAGCGTGCCGGCCGCGCGGTTCAGCGAGAGGTAGTCGAGGCCGACGTCGACCAGGAACTTCAGCCGTTCGTTGACCTCCTTGAGCACCCGCTCGGCGATCTTCTTGTCGCGGGTGTTGAGCTTGAGCCGGCCGAGGAAGTCCGCGCACTCGCTGATCGACATCGCGGCGACGTCGGCGATCGACTTCTCCATCACCGTGACCGCCAGGACGATCGGCTTCAGCCGGGTGCCCTCACACGTCGGGCAGTGCACCTCGCGCATATAGCCCTCGAAGCGCTCCCTGCTGGAGTCGCTCTCGGCCTCGCTGTGCCGCCGCTTGACGAACTGCACGGCTCCTTCGAATGCGGGCGTGGTGTACGCACGCTCCCGCCCGTATCTGTTCCGGTAGCGGACCTCGACCTGGGTCTTGTGCCCGTGCAGCAGCGCCTTCTTGGCACGTTGCGGCAGCCCGGCCCAGGGCATGTCGGTGCTGAAGCCCAGCGCCTGGGCGAGCCCGCCGATGAGCCGGCCGAAGTACTCCTTGGTGTGGCCGTGCGACCAGGGATGGATCGCACCCTCGTCGAGGGACTTCTCCTCGTCCGGGACGATCAGCTCCGGGTCGACCTCCATACGCGTGCCGATACCGGTGCAGTCGGGGCAGGCGCCGAAGGGCGAGTTGAAGGAGAAGGAGCGGGGCTCGAGCTCCTCGAAGGAGAGGTCGTCGTACGCGCAGTAGAGATGCTCGGAGTACATCCGCTCGCGCTCGGGGTCGTCCTCGGCGAGGTCGACGAAGTCGAGCACGACCATACCGCCGGCGAGGCCGAGCGCGGTCTCGATCGAGTCGGTCAGCCGGCGCTTGGCACCGTCCTTGACGGTGAGGCGGTCGATGACCACCTCGATGGTGTGCTTCTCCTGCTTCTTCAGCTTGGGCGGGTCGGAGAGCTGGATGGTCTGTCCGTCGACCCGCGCCCGGCTGTAGCCCTTGGTCTGCAGATCGGCGAAGAGATCGACGAACTCACCCTTGCGCTCGCGCACG
This region includes:
- the uvrA gene encoding excinuclease ABC subunit UvrA, which translates into the protein MADRLIVRGAREHNLKNVSLDLPRDSLIVFTGLSGSGKSSLAFDTIFAEGQRRYVESLSSYARQFLGQMDKPDVDFIEGLSPAVSIDQKSTSRNPRSTVGTITEVYDYLRLLFARIGKPHCPECGRPITRQSPQAIVDKVLELPEGSRFQVLSPLVRERKGEFVDLFADLQTKGYSRARVDGQTIQLSDPPKLKKQEKHTIEVVIDRLTVKDGAKRRLTDSIETALGLAGGMVVLDFVDLAEDDPERERMYSEHLYCAYDDLSFEELEPRSFSFNSPFGACPDCTGIGTRMEVDPELIVPDEEKSLDEGAIHPWSHGHTKEYFGRLIGGLAQALGFSTDMPWAGLPQRAKKALLHGHKTQVEVRYRNRYGRERAYTTPAFEGAVQFVKRRHSEAESDSSRERFEGYMREVHCPTCEGTRLKPIVLAVTVMEKSIADVAAMSISECADFLGRLKLNTRDKKIAERVLKEVNERLKFLVDVGLDYLSLNRAAGTLSGGEAQRIRLATQIGSGLVGVLYVLDEPSIGLHQRDNHRLIETLVRLRDMGNTLIVVEHDEDTIKVADWVVDIGPGAGEHGGEVVHSGSLKELLANKASITGQYLAGKRSIPTPDIRRPVDPGRQLTVHGARENNLRDIDVSFPLGVLTAVTGVSGSGKSTLVNDILYTHLARELNGAKSVPGRHTRVDGDDLVDKVVHVDQSPIGRTPRSNPATYTGVFDHVRRLFAETMEAKVRGYLPGRFSFNVKGGRCENCSGDGTIKIEMNFLPDVYVPCEVCHGARYNRETLEVHYKGKSIAEVLDMPIEEALDFFGAVPTIARHLKTLHEVGLGYVRLGQSAPTLSGGEAQRVKLASELQKRSTGRTVYVLDEPTTGLHFEDISKLINVLSGLVDKGNTVIVIEHNLDVVKTADWVVDMGPEGGNGGGLVIAEGSPEQVAAVPTSHTGKFLRDILDADRISDATVPPARKATKKAVAKNAVARNAVAAKAAPVKKTATARTTRSRKA